A part of Papio anubis isolate 15944 unplaced genomic scaffold, Panubis1.0 scaffold171, whole genome shotgun sequence genomic DNA contains:
- the LOC103885844 gene encoding DNA-directed RNA polymerase II subunit GRINL1A yields MSSLPRGFEPQAPEELGQRSLVELREMLKRQERLLRNEKFICKLPDKGKKIFDSVAKLKAAVAEHEEVRRKSELFHPVSLDCKLRQKGIAEVDVGTDKAQNSDPILDTSSLVPGCSSVDNIKSSKTTSQNQGLGHPTHEGDGETPEVEYTVIKGPASSNRDRVPSSSEASQHHPQHHVSSQAEDTSSSFDNLFIDRLQRITIADQGEQQSEENASTKNLTDLSSGTQKKPHYMEVLEMRAKNPVPQLHKFKTNVLPFRQNDSSSHCQKSGSPISSEERRRRDKQHLDDITAARLLPLHHMPTQLLSIEESLALQKQQKQNYEEMQAKLAAQKLAERLNIKMRSYNPEGESSGRYREVRDEDDDWSSDEF; encoded by the exons ATGTCCTCGCTGCCCCGCGGCTTCGAGCCCCAAGCTCCCGAGGAGTTGGGGCAGCGGAGTTTGGTGGAGCTGCGGGAAATGTTGAAGCGCCAGGAGAGACTTTTGCGCAACGA AAAATTCATTTGCAAATTGCCCGACAAAGGTAAAAAGATCTTTGACTCTGTTGCCAAACTGAAAGCTGCTGTTGCAGAACATGAAGAAGTTAGAAGAAAAAGTGAACTGTTTCACCCTGTTAGTTTAGACTGTAAGCTAAGGCAAAAAGGAATTGCAGAAGTTGATGTGGGTACAGATAAGGCCCAGAATTCTGACCCGATACTTGATACTTCATCACTAGTTCCTGGGTGTTCCTCTGTAGATAATATCAAGTCATCTAAAACAACCTCACAAAACCAGGGACTTGGACATCCTACTCATGAAGGTGATGGGGAGACTCCAGAGGTTGAGTACACAGTGATTAAGGGCCCAGCTTCCAGCAACAGAGACAGGGTACCGTCTTCATCTGAAGCTAGTCAGCATCACCCGCAGCATCATGTTTCAAGTCAAGCAGAAGATACTTCCAGCAGCTTTGACAACCTGTTTATTGACAGGTTACAGAGGATCACCATTGCAGACCAAGGTGAACAACAGTCAGAAGAAAACGCAAGTACTAAGAACTTGACAGACCTTTCTAGTGGGACTCAGAAGAAGCCTCATTACATGGAAGTGCTAGAAATGCGAGCCAAAAATCCAGTGCCCCAGCTGCATAAATTTAAAACCAATGT GTTACCTTTTCGACAAAATGATTCGTCTAGTCATTGTCAGAAGAGTGGGTCTCCTATTTCCTCAGAAGAGCGGCGGCGCAGGGATAAGCAGCATCTTGATGACATCACAGCAGCTCGGCTTCTACCGCTTCACCATATGCCCACGCAGCTGCTCTCCATAGAAGAATCTTTGGCACTTcagaaacaacagaaacagaATTATGAG GAGATGCAAGCAAAGCTCGCagcgcaaaaattagctgaaagaCTGAATATTAAAATGCGGAGTTATAATCCAGAAGGGGAGTCTTCAGGGAGATACCGAGAAGTAAGGGATGAAGATGACGATTGGTCCTCTGATGAATTCTGA